A segment of the candidate division TA06 bacterium genome:
GAGCAAGAATCTTGGCTGTTACGGTGAGGGTGGCGCGGTTGTCACCAACAGTGATGAGCTTGCTGCGAAGGTTGAGATGCTGAGGGACCACGGCCAGGAGAAGAAGCACCTGCACACTGAGATTGGGGGTAATTTCAGGATGAGTGCGTTTCAGGGAGCTGTTCTGAACGTCAAGCTGAAGAGGTTGGATGAGTTCAACAGAAGGAGAATTGAGCTGGCGGAAGTATATTCGAAAGGCCTTGCGGACACCCCGGTCGTATTACCGAATTCAGAAAAAGAAAAGACCCACGTCTATCATCTTTATGTGGTCCAGACGGACAGGCGTGACGAGGTTAGAGAGCATCTGAACGAACAGGGGATAGGTACCGGAATCCACTTCCCGATTCCCATCCACTTTTGTGATGCTTTCCGATACCTTGGATACAAGAAGGGAGATTTTCCTGTTTCCGAAGCTCTCTCAAGAAGAGTCCTCTCATTGCCGATGTACCCTCAGCTAAAGGAAGAACAGGTCAAGTTGACCTCGAAGACCATAGCTGAGTTCCTCTCGTAGAGTATTTACCTCAGGAACCAAATCAACCCTGCTGTCACCAAGGCGACCCACTTGTGGTTCAGTGTGTGTCATCCTTTTGAACACCCACCAGAGATATGGAAGATATGTCAGAGTGGTTGAATACACTCATATACCGCGTTTTGGTGTGTTAGTTGCTCAGATTCAAAGGGCAGATGAACTGCGGCACGGACTTTGCTAATCTCACTACGAGGAGGAATTACACCAGAGTTCGAAGGAAGGAGTCGGTAACTTCATTCTTGTGCTGATGGATAATCTATCGACTCACGTGAACCGTACTTATTGCTTAGACCAAAGGGGGGGTGATAACTCTTTACACCATCACATATAGCATATGCCTCACGCCCTCTCCGATGGCGTGGGCCTATTTCGTTTTCTATTTTCGTCTTTTGTTTCTTGACCTGCGGAGATAGACATGATAACATACGAAAGAGAAATAGATTCGAGGCTGTCCACTCTGTGTTCTACTAGTACAGGAGACAAAGTGAGATACTGCTTATCAATCTTCTTTGTCATCATCCTGTTCGGATCCTCTGCCTTTGCGGAATGGAACAGAACGAGCGGTCTTATTGACATACCAACCGCGAAGACAATGCCAGCCAATGTCGCAAGGGCCAGTTCGAATTGGTTCTTCACTTTCGGGCAGGACTCCCTGCATAGCATGGATGCGGATTTCAGCCTTTCCTACGGGATAATGAACCGGGCAGAGCTTTCAGCCTACATGCTTACCTCGAAGGATTACGCGGCCAGCATCGCATTTAAAATCACTGACGAGAACGGGGCAATCCCTGCTCTCGGGCTGGGCATTCAGGATATAACCGCAAACCAGTGGATCAGCTCGCTGGGCAGTGGGGACACGACTGGATTCTCAGACGATGTGGACTACCTGACAGTATCCAGGCGGAATCCTGAGAGATTCTCAGCCTACCTTGTTGCCACCAAGACTCTGGGTCGTCTTGGTGAGTACACTCTCGGAATTGGAAGAGGGAGATTCGTTGGTTATGGACCGAGAAGCCAGGCCTTTAATTCCGATATGTTCTTTGGAGGCGGCAGAGATACAGCGAATCAGCACCTGGATGCTGTTGGCCTCTTCATGGGTGGGAAAGTGCAGGTCGTATCCAACCTTTACGCGCTGGGTGAATTCGATGGGAGGGACGTGAATGTTGGATTGAGCTATGAACATCCCATTTTCAGCGTGCATGTCGCCATGACCCATGTAGAGCAGCTAACAACGCCTGCGGCAGTCTGGAGTGTTGATCACCATGCCAGGCTGGCCATGGGTATTTCAGCTGACAATTCGTTCATACGCATGGCGCCCAGTGCGGGAATCCTGGCGGGCAGTGTGACGGATGCAGCAACTGGTGCCCCACTGGTAGCACGAATAAGCCTGGTAGGAACTGGTAAGCCAAGCATAAAGACTGAGCGTGGTGCAGGTATCTATGCGATTCATATTGAACCTGGCACATATGTGGTGAGAGTTGTGGCAGAAGGATACAAGTGGAAGCAGGTGACAGAGAGGGTCTTGTCCGGCAAGACCACAGCCCTTAACATAGCTTTGAGCCCGAAGATTCCACCAGCAGTCGTTCGAGAAATCAAGAGGCGGCTGAATGATGGGTACAACTACTACCTCGCCGGCAATTATCGCCGGGCCATTTCAGAATGGAGCAGAGTTCAGGAGCTTAATCCAGGCAACAAGAAGGCAAAGGACTATTTGAACACTGCAAGGCGGAAGGTCGCAGAACTGATAGCATCTCTCCGCTCCAGCGCACTGACATTCGAGGGGCAGGGCAGGCTCGGGATGGCGGTAAGCAAGTGGAACGAGGTTCTGAGCCTGGATCCTCTGAATAAGGAGGCCAAGACCTCTATTGCCAGCCTCAGGGCAAGACTGGTTGCAAAGAAACCCAAACCCAGGCCTAAACCTAAGCCTAAACCAAAACCCAGGCCAAAACCTAAACCCAAGCCTACTGTAAAGCAGCCTTCCAAAGAGGAGATAGAGGCGACCTATAAGGCAGGAGTTTCTCTCTACTTGAGCGGCAAGTACAAGCAGGCTATTAGCAAGTTTCAACAGGTTCTCAAAGCAAATCCCAATCATTCGGGCGCCAAGAATTACCTACAAAAGGCAAGGGCGAGGCTAAAAGCAATAGAAGGATAGCGAATGAAAAGGCGGCTCTTTCGAGCCGCCAATTTTTTTGCTGAGGGTTCGGCCGATCGATAGCCCAACACGGCCAAGTTCAGTTTAGCTTGGCTTCTTCTGTTTCCTTTGCCTCCACGATATAATTCTTGGCTCCGCATCTTCCGATCCGAATATCCAGCTGCAGCCTTGTACTTCCAGCCAGTATTCCGTGGTATAATAGAGGCAGTTGTGAACAACGTCAGCGATTTCCGCGCCTCTCAAGTATACCCTGTCTGCCTCCAGTCTTCTGTGGAAGTGACATTCGCCAGTGGAGTACACCAGGCCGTACATGTCTGCAGGTATGGGAGAGGAGATTCCCTGGTCGTCGAATTCGACCATGCCATCAGAGACTATGAGGGGCAGAGAATCCGGTTGCTGGTGGTAGTACCTCATCTGGACCAGTAGACCCTCACACACCAGACACGCATTCATTTCTATTCTGTCCGGCCGACTGGTAAATGTGACTGGGCCGTCCACCTGGATTACTCGTTTGTTTAACTCATACACACGAACACTCTCTGAGGCTACACTATCCCATTCGATACGAAAGTTGGAGGACATGTATGTTTTCAATTCCGCATCTGAGGCGAAGTGGAGGCCATCTGATGGGTCATCCGCTATCTGCTCCAGCATCTCCCAGATAGGGTAAGGCATCTCCAGTGCGACAATGGTTGAATCACCCGGCGGAGTGCCCCCAGGCAACGTCTTCACCTCTCCCTCCACATACCCGTCTATCCACATGCTCCCCACACTGTTGACGAGGTCGTATGTTCCAGTCCACTCTCCGCTCTCATAGTGTCTCTCGTACGTATCCATAAGAGTTACATCTCCATTGGCAGGACCCAGGTTCCACTCCGGAATTGAACCTCTGCCGAATACGAACCCCCATGACTCTATCTTCAAAGAGGCACACTTGAGGTCTCCGTACACCACGGATGAGTCGTTGCACTGGAAATACTTGTCTCCTATTAACATATAGCCCAGGCATGTCGCACTACCGATCAGTCGGGTTCCTGCATCCAGGTCGAGATTCCCATTTGACCATGCGTCCGCGTATATTCTCATGCCTGGCACACCATGATTGTCTATGTGCAAGTTTGTGTTCGCAAAGTAAGAGTGAACAAATGCAGGAATGATATCGAACCTCAGGGTCACCTCTACAGCTCCACTATTGCCGGCATAAGTCCCGTATGAGACAAAAGTGACGTCTACGCCTACCGGGCTGTCCACGACGACAGTATATGTGCCTCCAGCATATTCAGCGTCTGTCACTCCGTCCCAGCCTTTGTTCCCCCAAAGCTCCTTGATCGCCCTGTTTGCCCCTGCCTCTGCAACATAGAATGCGTTCGTGGCCAACCTGTCATCAGTTGCCGATCTTGTCTCATTTCTGGAAATCGATACATAAGCAAGTCCGAACAGGCAGATGACCAGTATGCTGACAATCGCGATTGGCAGGGCCATACCAGACTGATCCCTGATTCTGGGTTTGAATCTATGCTTAAACATTTTAGTTCTCCCTCCTGGTGAATGTTCCATCTCCATTGTTGAGCCAGATGTGTACTATGCCTACACCCCCTCCTACATCAGTGCCCGCAACGATATCATTGTCCCCGTATTCGTCTTCCACGAGGTCGCCTATATCCAGGCCTGTAAGCTTGCCTGTATGGGAGTAGCTTGTATCAGACTCCGTCAGAGCGCCTGTTCCTTGGTTGTACCAGACGGTCAAGACTCCATCCTCTGTCCCTGCTGCCACATCCAGATCACCTAGAGTATCTTCCTGAACGTCACCTATTGCAATTGACAGGACGCTTTCGGAGAGAGAATAGACGTAGTCTGGGGAGGATGGGAATGTCCCGGCCCCATTATTGAGCCAGACCTCCATCTTGCCTGCACTGGTTCCACATACCACGTCTATGTAACCATCACCATTCAAATCACCTGTGTCCAGAGCTCTGACCCTGTCAGAAGCGCGGTACACACCATCTGTGTGAAAATCTCCTCCTCCATCGTTAAACAGAATCTCCAGGTCCTTGGCTTCTGTGCCGGCTGCAATGTCCAGATCGCCAAGTGTATCCTCCCCGAAGTCTGCCAGGCACAGGGCGTTCGGTTTTTCGAAGTGTGTGACTTTGACGTGGAAGGTGAGGTTCGCATTGCCGTCGTTCAACCACACTTCCGTTTTCTTTTCGTCAGTGCCGGCCAATACATCTATGTCTCCATCTCCGTCTATGTCTCCCGCAGCGCCTGACCTGCCGCTCCTGCGCAATGCATATGCGAAAGATGAGTCTGCAAAGTCACCGTTCAAATCGTTCATGGCCAGCTCAATCCTCTTGGCCTTTCTCAGAATCAAACAAACGTCGGTCTTCAGGGAGTCGAAGTTACCAAGCGCCATGCCAATAACCTCTCCTTCGGCGTCGAAAATAATTTCTTCCATTGAGTACAGATGCCCGAAGCCATCATTTCCCATGTTAAGAAATACCGAAAGATCTACAGTATCGGACTTATGGCTAACAAATATGTCCGGATCGTCATTGTTGTCCTCTCCGAAATCCCCAATTGTGACTTTGACTATCTCTCCTACTTCTATTTGCCCCCCCAGAAGTCCCCTTAGGAGCACACGAGTAGTATCGTCAACCGGCCCGTCGGTTGCCTTAATCAGAACATCGCCTTGAGTATTGCTGGCTCTCATCGTTCTGTAGTAGAGTCCGTTTCCGCTGTCTTCCACGCCAGTGGCCCAGGTGGCTCCAGGCATGTTTTCATCAAAGTCTATGGTTACCGGTTCACCAGGGAGAGAATCACCCTCACCTGAAAGCACAAGGGCGGTAATGACCGAGGTGTACGTAGTGTCAGCAATAATTGTGTCTGGCTCAGCCCATATTTGTAGGTCAGTGGGCCCGACAATGGTGCTCATGGGTGTAATAGCTGACAACGCCTCACAAGTAGCAGTCACTGTATCGGTCCCGGCGGACAAAGATGCCTTGTATTTCCGGGTGTATTTGCCGTTTCCTTTGTCCTCGACGCCCCCTTCCATTGTTGCGCCTGTGTTGTTCGAGGTGATTTCGATGCTGACGGTTTCTCCTGGTATCTGATTCCCCAATGAGTCAAAGACTATGGCTGTCAAAATAGATATCGAGTTGCCGTCAGCGATAATCGTATCTGGATCAGCTTCTACTGAGATGGAATCCGGCTCTCCTGTCAGCAAGATAGTCTCAGTGGCGGCTAGGATGGCCGTAGAGTCAACGGCCATTATGAGCACATCTCCCGGGGTTGTCGAAGAGTAGTAGGTGGAGGAGTAGGTGCCATCCCCATTGTCGATCATCTGTTCAGGTGAAATGCTTCCTCCTCCGGAAACGATGAAACAATAGACAGAATCGCCTGCTACTGCAGCGCCGTGGGTTGTCACCGTGGCTGTGAGGTTTGAGATTGATGAGCCATCTGCCCTGATAATATCGGGGTCGGCAGCGAGGGTGATTATTGTGTCTCCGACGGTTCCACCACCTCCAAACGCCAGAAGTCTCAGATTTCTGGGGCTCATGCTCGAAGAGACGGCATATGGCCTGTATCCTCCGTGCTTGTCTGGTGCGGCCCGTTCGAAAACGACACGTACAGTGATTAGCCTTATGTCTATCAGGTCGTTTTTCTTATTACCGTTAAGATCCTTTAAGGGATCGACCTGTTTTGGGCTGGAAATTGGGTCGAGTAGATCCACCCTGTCTGAATCATAGAATCCCAGCACAAACGATGTAATGCCAACGGCTAGAGGCAGCCCTGGGTTCTCTCCACCTATCGACTTGTAGAGAATACGGTCATTTGGATTAGGTGTGTTGCCCAGTTCTGAGGAATGGCTCAAATAGTACCTTATGGTTTCAGTCATGCCATTCTTGTCCAGGTCTGCGACCATGACCAGCTCGTTTTCTTTGGCGGTAATTATGCCGAGTTCTCCTGCTGCCAGACCATAGCCGGCTAACCTGAAATCCTCCACAAGCCTTCT
Coding sequences within it:
- a CDS encoding prepilin-type N-terminal cleavage/methylation domain-containing protein, yielding MNIKLKVKDRGFSLVELLVVMIVGSIIMAAIYSIVFGSKEALMRGESEARTSYRARRTMRRLVEDFRLAGYGLAAGELGIITAKENELVMVADLDKNGMTETIRYYLSHSSELGNTPNPNDRILYKSIGGENPGLPLAVGITSFVLGFYDSDRVDLLDPISSPKQVDPLKDLNGNKKNDLIDIRLITVRVVFERAAPDKHGGYRPYAVSSSMSPRNLRLLAFGGGGTVGDTIITLAADPDIIRADGSSISNLTATVTTHGAAVAGDSVYCFIVSGGGSISPEQMIDNGDGTYSSTYYSSTTPGDVLIMAVDSTAILAATETILLTGEPDSISVEADPDTIIADGNSISILTAIVFDSLGNQIPGETVSIEITSNNTGATMEGGVEDKGNGKYTRKYKASLSAGTDTVTATCEALSAITPMSTIVGPTDLQIWAEPDTIIADTTYTSVITALVLSGEGDSLPGEPVTIDFDENMPGATWATGVEDSGNGLYYRTMRASNTQGDVLIKATDGPVDDTTRVLLRGLLGGQIEVGEIVKVTIGDFGEDNNDDPDIFVSHKSDTVDLSVFLNMGNDGFGHLYSMEEIIFDAEGEVIGMALGNFDSLKTDVCLILRKAKRIELAMNDLNGDFADSSFAYALRRSGRSGAAGDIDGDGDIDVLAGTDEKKTEVWLNDGNANLTFHVKVTHFEKPNALCLADFGEDTLGDLDIAAGTEAKDLEILFNDGGGDFHTDGVYRASDRVRALDTGDLNGDGYIDVVCGTSAGKMEVWLNNGAGTFPSSPDYVYSLSESVLSIAIGDVQEDTLGDLDVAAGTEDGVLTVWYNQGTGALTESDTSYSHTGKLTGLDIGDLVEDEYGDNDIVAGTDVGGGVGIVHIWLNNGDGTFTRREN
- a CDS encoding tetratricopeptide repeat protein, with protein sequence MVAKKPKPRPKPKPKPKPRPKPKPKPTVKQPSKEEIEATYKAGVSLYLSGKYKQAISKFQQVLKANPNHSGAKNYLQKARARLKAIEG